The Deltaproteobacteria bacterium genome has a segment encoding these proteins:
- a CDS encoding type II toxin-antitoxin system prevent-host-death family antitoxin yields the protein MEETQVKFSQDIVPLTDLKSNPGRVVKHAAECRRPVLVTSRGRGVAVVQSIEEFEAADDERAFMRAVVEGLSDIEEGREVSLAEAKSRLGPK from the coding sequence ATGGAGGAGACGCAGGTGAAGTTCTCCCAAGACATCGTTCCCCTGACCGACCTGAAATCCAACCCCGGCCGCGTAGTGAAACATGCCGCAGAATGTCGCCGTCCCGTTCTCGTCACCAGTCGCGGGCGAGGCGTCGCGGTCGTCCAGTCCATCGAAGAATTCGAAGCAGCCGACGATGAGCGCGCTTTCATGCGGGCGGTAGTCGAAGGGTTGTCAGATATCGAAGAAGGACGCGAGGTCTCGTTGGCGGAAGCGAAATCCCGGCTCGGTCCCAAGTAG